A stretch of the bacterium genome encodes the following:
- a CDS encoding right-handed parallel beta-helix repeat-containing protein — protein sequence MGKKKSFFIVIFLLTSGCLKNPQAGKINPGQREKIYLFSGIITKNTVWDGIIQIDDDLLIPKGVKLIIQPGTKIKIKEKDSSKNEPLFLSPYNEILIRGKIIARGEVNNPIIFYGEGKSMDGIFWAGIILDQAEDGIFNFCKIQNAFTGIDSLKSSPVIEENIFEKNKYAFVSSGEISYPKIAKNVIRENYAGFYGIFSSRGELTGNWIENNEEEGIFIGIKSNLILKGNNFSGNKYDVRQE from the coding sequence ATGGGAAAGAAAAAAAGTTTTTTTATTGTAATTTTTTTATTAACATCGGGATGCTTAAAAAATCCGCAGGCAGGAAAAATAAATCCTGGGCAGAGGGAAAAAATTTATTTGTTTAGCGGGATAATAACCAAAAATACGGTTTGGGACGGAATTATCCAGATTGACGATGACCTTTTGATTCCGAAAGGCGTAAAACTTATAATCCAGCCGGGCACTAAAATCAAAATCAAGGAAAAAGATTCTTCTAAAAATGAACCGCTATTTTTGTCGCCTTATAATGAAATTTTGATACGCGGTAAGATTATTGCAAGGGGTGAAGTAAATAATCCTATAATATTTTACGGCGAAGGGAAATCCATGGACGGGATTTTCTGGGCCGGGATTATTCTTGACCAGGCGGAAGACGGGATTTTTAATTTTTGCAAAATTCAAAATGCCTTTACGGGGATTGATTCCTTAAAATCTTCTCCCGTTATCGAAGAAAATATTTTTGAGAAAAATAAATACGCCTTTGTTTCTTCAGGTGAAATTTCATATCCCAAAATAGCTAAAAATGTCATAAGGGAAAATTACGCGGGTTTTTACGGGATTTTTTCTTCCAGGGGTGAGCTTACGGGGAATTGGATTGAAAATAACGAGGAGGAGGGAATTTTCATCGGCATAAAATCAAATTTGATTTTAAAAGGCAACAATTTCAGCGGGAATAAATATGATGTCAGGCAGGAATAG
- a CDS encoding glycine betaine ABC transporter substrate-binding protein, which produces MKKHKFLLSALFIVSFISIQALSYACVGKTIYIGQEKNPESMILAEMLAILIRERTGTTAVVKMLEPGENGHAVLEKGDIDIFVEYTGISLTEVLKRKDVSEKDKIFEVVRREYQEKLNLVWLKPFGFESKFYKNERDGKQGLPCIAAPVVRKDTLKKFPALTRLLDKLGGTIDDKTYEELLKKINNETESAGDIARWFLKEKKLI; this is translated from the coding sequence ATGAAGAAACATAAGTTTTTATTGTCGGCGTTATTTATTGTAAGTTTTATCTCCATTCAGGCACTTTCCTATGCCTGTGTCGGCAAAACTATTTACATCGGCCAGGAAAAAAATCCCGAGTCCATGATTTTAGCTGAAATGCTTGCGATACTTATCCGGGAAAGGACAGGGACGACTGCTGTAGTTAAAATGCTGGAACCGGGTGAAAACGGCCATGCTGTTTTGGAAAAAGGCGATATCGATATTTTTGTCGAATATACCGGCATAAGTTTGACCGAGGTCCTGAAAAGAAAAGATGTTTCTGAAAAGGATAAAATATTTGAAGTTGTGCGGCGGGAATACCAGGAAAAGCTGAATCTTGTCTGGCTGAAACCGTTTGGATTTGAAAGTAAATTTTACAAAAACGAACGTGACGGAAAGCAGGGTTTACCCTGTATAGCCGCCCCTGTTGTCCGGAAAGACACCCTCAAAAAGTTCCCTGCGCTTACAAGATTGCTGGATAAGTTAGGCGGTACCATTGATGATAAAACATATGAAGAACTCCTTAAAAAAATAAATAATGAAACGGAATCAGCAGGGGACATTGCGAGATGGTTTTTGAAAGAGAAAAAATTGATTTAA